From Brachionichthys hirsutus isolate HB-005 chromosome 2, CSIRO-AGI_Bhir_v1, whole genome shotgun sequence, one genomic window encodes:
- the LOC137907414 gene encoding taste receptor type 1 member 1-like, which yields MRRLLVSRCLVESLLHALALCSAPAAEFHLEGDYLIGGLFNIHHVNTSIYHDKPEVFDCSSQPFIPSNYRRFQLMRFSVEEINNSTNLLPNVSLGYEIFDHCSDTDIFPVILKLISANGLIHGFGESRVNLSNVIAVVGPFSSTETSTVAPLIMMDLIPLVSYGAAATAFAEKGKFASFLRTVHSNKDAIEVIVRLILHFNWHWVAFLNSDDDFGKDGLETFRKRIKDTEICLAYTKDLDINTISPQIFKQIETLNIHVIVVFTPKMVAEALIESAIELKIKNKVWIAGDTWSLNERLPKEKGIHNIGTVIGVSQPVVPIPGFDHFLKSAKNQDHCEKAEETFCNQDCNYSNPSAKDILAVDPSFSFPVYSAVYAIAHALHNALQCGNDNCKGNIIVYPHMVLAELKKSNFTLLNQSIQFNEEGDPKYGSYSIVYWNPRGDVEEIGFFKFHPSAIIFINNTKIQWYTRGEVPTSVCSKECPVGHEKEQNGIHKCCFNCRICPNGTYINSTDDPYKCIRCKETEWSAPGSTSCRLREVEYVPYTDIGAILIMVGAWVFVGLTLATSLLFAINYNTPVVRSAGGPMCFLILGCLTLCTVSVFFYFDKPTISFCVLRFLPFVLFYTVCLACFVVRSFQIVCIFKIAAKFPKLHSWWMKYHGQWLVITVAFATQAVLLLIGYSYDPPKPYNDTFWYRDKIILGCDIQPRGIFISIVLLVTLCSLCFIFSYMGKDLPKNYNEAKAITFCLLLFILTWIIFATEYVIYHGKYIQTLNALAILSSLYSFLLWYFLPKCYIIIVQPHKNTQQHFQGIIQNYTKTISQ from the exons ATGAGACGTCTCCTTGTTTCTCGGTGTCTCGTGGAGTCTCTTCTACATGCATTGGCTCTGTGCTCTGCCCCAGCCGCAGAGTTTCATCTTGAAGGAGATTATTTGATCGGTGGACTTTTCAATATTCATCATGTCAACACCTCAATCTATCATGATAAACCAGAAGTGTTTGACTGTTCCAG TCAGCCATTCATTCCGTCAAACTATCGAAGGTTTCAGTTAATGAGATTCTCTGTGGAAGAAATCAACAACTCTACCAACCTGCTGCCAAATGTATCTCTGGGATATGAAATATTTGACCACTGCTCAGATACGGATATTTTCCCAGTAATTTTAAAGCTCATCTCAGCCAATGGCTTGATCCACGGTTTTGGCGAATCGCGTGTAAATCTGTCCAATGTGATCGCAGTGGTCGGCCCTTTCTCCAGTACGGAAACCTCAACAGTAGCGCCACTGATCATGATGGATCTCATTCCGTTG GTCAGTTATGGAGCTGCTGCCACTGCCTTTGCAGAGAAAGGGAAATTTGCTTCTTTCCTACGAACAGTGCATTCCAATAAAGATGCTATAGAAGTGATTGTTAGACTCATTCTGCACTTCAACTGGCACTGGGTTGCGTTCCTGAACAGCGATGATGATTTTGGTAAAGATGGCCTGGAAACATTCAGAAAGAGGATTAAGGATACGGAGATTTGTCTGGCCTACACCAAAGACCTCGACATCAATACGATCAGTCCCCAAATCTTCAAACAGATAGAGACATTGAATATACATGTCATTGTTGTTTTCACTCCAAAAATGGTTGCTGAAGCTCTAATTGAGTCAGCGATAgagctgaaaataaaaaacaaggtGTGGATAGCCGGTGACACGTGGTCTTTAAACGAGAGGCTCCCCAAGGAGAAAGGAATCCACAATATTGGAACTGTGATTGGAGTGTCTCAACCAGTCGTGCCAATACCTGGGTTtgatcattttttaaaatctgccaAAAATCAGGATCACTGTGAAAAAGCCGAAGAGACATTTTGTAATCAGGATTGTAACTACAGCAACCCAAGTGCAAAAGATATCCTTGCCGTCGACCCATCCTTCTCTTTTCCTGTTTATTCTGCCGTCTATGCCATCGCTCACGCCTTGCACAATGCCTTGCAGTGTGGAAACGATAATTGTAAAGGCAATATTATAGTGTACCCACACATG GTTCTAGCAGAGCTAAAGAAGTCCAACTTTACACTTTTAAACCAAAGTATCCAGTTTAATGAGGAAGGCGACCCCAAGTATGGATCCTACTCTATAGTTTACTGGAACCCCAGAGGCGATGTAGAGGAGATCGGCTTTTTTAAATTTCACCCATCAGCCATCATTTTCATCAACAACACCAAAATTCAGTGGTACACAAGGGGAGAA GTTCCCACTTCAGTTTGCTCTAAAGAGTGTCCAGTTGGGCacgaaaaagaacaaaatgggATCCACAAATGCTGCTTCAATTGCAGAATCTGTCCGAATGGAACATATATCAACAGTACag ACGACCCCTACAAGTGCATCCGCTGCAAGGAGACAGAATGGTCTGCACCAGGAAGTACATCATGCCGTCTGCGGGAGGTGGAGTACGTCCCGTACACAGACATTGGGGCGATTCTGATCATGGTCGGCGCCTGGGTCTTTGTGGGTCTCACCTTAGCCACGTCTCTCCTCTTTGCCATCAACTACAACACACCTGTTGTTAGATCTGCTGGGGGACCGATGTGCTTCCTTATTTTAGGCTGCCTAACTCTCTGTACTGTTAGTGTGTTCTTTTACTTTGACAAGCCAACGATTTCCTTTTGCGTCTTAAGGTTCTtgccatttgttttgttctaCACTGTTTGTCTTGCATGTTTTGTTGTTCGCTCTTTTCAAattgtttgcattttcaaaatTGCAGCCAAGTTCCCCAAACTCCACAGTTGGTGGATGAAATATCACGGGCAAtggctggtcatcactgtggcATTTGCTACTCAGGCAGTCTTGCTTCTCATTGGATATTCTTATGACCCTCCCAAGCCCTACAATGATACCTTCTGGTACCGAGACAAAATCATTCTTGGATGTGATATTCAACCTCGAGGAATCTTCATTTCTATAGTTTTGCTTGTGACCTTGTGCTCCCTCTGCTTCATTTTCTCCTATATGGGAAAAGACCTCCCAAAAAATTACAATGAGGCCAAAGCAATAACCTTCTGTTTGCTCCTGTTTATCCTCACCTGGATCATCTTTGCCACTGAGTACGTTATTTACCACGGCAAGTATATCCAAACTCTCAATGCTTTGGCAATACTGTCCAGTCTTTACTCCTTTCTGCTCTGGTATTTCCTCCCAAAATGTTATATTATCATTGTTCAAccccacaaaaacacacaacaacacttCCAGGGCATCATTCAGAATTACACCAAAACAATTAGTCAGtag
- the LOC137907462 gene encoding taste receptor type 1 member 1-like encodes MKRILFCLCLVGSLRHSWAQCTFTTSEFHLEGDYVIGGLFDIHHDSTPVLHDKPEAVLCSSKRFVLSSYRRFQLMRFSVAEINHSSQLLPNVSLGYEIFDHCSDVQNFPGILKLISFNDLIQPWGESDNSVSKLIAVVGTYTSTEARTVAPLFMTNLIPMVSYGAASSIFSRKQNFPSFLRTVHPNEDVIQVIVRLVRHFAWRWVAFLNIDDDYGNDGLALFIKNIKDTEICLAYTKGLNYNTDYSPVFRQIESHGIHTIIVFAPEWTAEALIKSAIQQNVTDKVWIAGDAWSLNKKLPKEKGIRSIGTILGVAEQAVAIPGFNEFIDASKNRTCHENAEQQMFCNQVCNCSWISAKDIIDADPSFNFPVYSAVYAVAHALHSALECGAGTCKGNITKYPHMVLAELRKSNFTLLNRSFEFNENGDPKYGSYAIVLWNHQGEAEEVGIHEFHPSSFHFYINSSKILWHTNGKVPTSLCSQQCKVGYAKKHEGIHKCCFTCEICPNGTYVNITDDPYKCIRCKETEWSEPGSTSCRLREVEYVPYTDIGAILIMVSAWVFVGLTLATSLLFAINYNTPVVRSAGGPMCFLILGCLKLCTVSAFFYFDKPTISFCVLRFLPFILFYTVCLACFVVRSFQIVCIFKIAAKFPKLHSWWMKYHGQWLVITAAFATQAVLLLINLSSYPPNTYNDTFWYPDKIVLGCVNSFLVSSMSTVFLGVLCSLCFIFSYMGKDLPKNYNEAKALTFCLFLLTFTWIVYSTVSMLYRGKYLQILSALAILSSVYSFLLLYFLPKCYIIIFQSYKNTQQYFQSLIQNYTKTISQ; translated from the exons ATGAAGCGcattcttttttgtctttgtcttgtgGGATCTCTTCGACACAGCTGGGCTCAGTGCACTTTCACAACCTCAGAGTTTCATCTTGAAGGAGATTATGTGATTGGAGGACTTTTTGATATTCATCATGACAGTACCCCTGTCCTTCACGACAAGCCAGAGGCTGTACTCTGCTCCAG CAAACGCTTTGTGCTGTCAAGTTATCGAAGGTTTCAGCTGATGAGATTTTCTGTAGCAGAAATCAATCATTCTAGCCAACTCCTGCCAAATGTGTCTCTCGGCTATGAAATATTCGACCACTGCTCAGATGTGCAGAATTTTCCAGGAATTTTGAAACTCATCTCATTCAATGATTTAATCCAACCTTGGGGTGAATCGGACAATAGTGTGTCCAAACTGATTGCAGTGGTCGGCACGTACACGAGTACCGAGGCACGGACCGTAGCCCCACTGTTCATGACGAATCTCATTCCTATG GTCAGTTATGGAGCTGCAAGCTCTATTTTTTCAAGAAAGCAGAATTTCCCCTCTTTCCTAAGAACGGTGCACCCCAATGAAGACGTTATACAAGTTATTGTTAGACTCGTGCGGCACTTCGCCTGGCGCTGGGTCGCTTTCCTTAACATCGATGATGACTATGGCAACGACGGACTGGCATTGTTCATAAAGAATATTAAGGACACTGAGATCTGCCTGGCGTACACCAAAGGCCTGAATTATAATACAGATTACTCCCCAGTATTCAGACAGATAGAGTCACACGGGATACACACCATTATTGTTTTTGCTCCTGAGTGGACTGCAGAGGCTCTTATTAAATCGGCGATACAGCAGAATGTCACGGACAAGGTGTGGATAGCAGGAGATGCATGGTCCTTAAACAAAAAGCTCCCAAAGGAAAAAGGAATCAGAAGTATTGGGACTATACTTGGAGTTGCTGAACAAGCAGTAGCAATACCTGGTTTCAATGAGTTTATCGATGCTTCCAAAAACCGGACCTGTCACGAAaatgcagagcagcagatgtTTTGTAATCAGGTTTGCAACTGCAGTTGGATAAGTGCAAAAGATATCATTGATGCAGACCCATCTTTCAATTTCCCCGTTTATTCTGCCGTTTATGCCGTTGCTCACGCCTTACACAGTGCCTTGGAATGTGGAGCCGGCACATGCAAAGGCAATATAACAAAGTATCCACACATG GTTCTAGCAGAGCTGAGGAAGTCAAACTTTACACTTTTAAACCGCAGTTTTGAATTTAATGAGAATGGCGACCCAAAGTATGGATCCTACGCCATAGTGCTCTGGAATCACCAGGGCGAGGCCGAGGAGGTTGGCATTCATGAGTTTCACCCATCGTCGTTCCATTTctacatcaacagcagcaaaattCTGTGGCACACCAATGGCAAA GTGCCGACTTCACTATGTTCACAACAGTGTAAAGTAGGATATGCAAAGAAACATGAAGGAATCCACAAATGCTGCTTCACCTGTGAAATCTGCCCAAATGGAACCTATGTCAACATCACAG ACGACCCCTACAAGTGCATCCGCTGCAAGGAGACAGAATGGTCTGAACCAGGAAGTACATCATGCCGTCTGCGGGAGGTGGAGTACGTCCCGTACACAGACATTGGAGCGATTCTGATCATGGTCAGCGCCTGGGTCTTTGTGGGTCTCACATTAGCCACGTCTCTCCTCTTTGCCATCAACTACAACACACCTGTTGTTAGATCTGCTGGGGGACCGATGTGCTTCCTTATTTTAGGCTGCCTAAAACTCTGTACTGTTAGTGcgtttttttactttgacaaGCCAACTATCTCCTTTTGCGTCTTAAGGTTCTTGCCATTTATTTTGTTCTACACTGTTTGTCTTGCATGCTTTGTTGTTCGCTCTTTTCAAattgtttgcattttcaaaatTGCTGCCAAGTTCCCCAAACTCCACAGTTGGTGGATGAAATATCACGGGCAATGGCTGGTCATCACTGCTGCCTTTGCTACTCAGGCAGTCTTGCTTCTCATTAACCTGTCTTCTTATCCACCCAATACCTACAATGATACCTTCTGGTACCCAGacaaaattgttcttggttgTGTAAATAGTTTTTTAGTTTCCTCAATGTCTACTGTTTTCCTTGGAGTCTTGTGCTCCCTCTGCTTCATTTTCTCCTATATGGGAAAAGACCTCCCAAAAAACTACAACGAGGCCAAGGCATTAACCTTCTGTCTGTTCCTGCTGACATTCACCTGGATCGTCTACAGTACTGTGTCCATGCTTTATCGAGGCAAGTACCTCCAGATTCTTAGTGCCCTGGCAATACTGTCCAGTGTCTACTCCTTTCTGCTCTTATATTTCCTCCCAAAATGCTACATCATAATTTTTCAATCCTACAAAAATACGCAGCAGTACTTTCAAAGTCTCATTCAGAATTACACCAAAACAATTAGTCAgtag